The window CTTTAAGAAGGTTTTTCTGAAAACTGAAACAATCGGTTTCAATCCGAATTTTATCAACAGAGAACTTATCGCTCCGGAGATACAGAAAAATAGCAATCTGATGTCCGTTAAAAATTCAATTACCAAAGTCTTTTTTTATGGTTCCGGATGTGGAGTGAAAAAAAATTGTGAAACCATAGAAGAAGAATTAAAGAAAGTTTTTGTAAAAGCAGAATTTATAGTGAAGGAAGATCTGATGGCTGCAGCCTATGCAGCATACAGCGGAAAACCTGCTATCGTGTGCATTCTTGGCACAGGATCAAATTCTTGTTATTTTGACGGTGAAAATCTGAAGATAGAATTACCTTCACTGGGATTCCTGATTGGGGATGAAGGGAGTGGCAGCGCTATCGGAAAGCAGCTGGTACGAAGGTATTTTATGAAAAAACTGCCTTCAGACCTTAAAACCGAATTTGAAGCAGATTATCAGCTTACCATAGAAGATGCATTGCAAAATATGTATCATACCCCAAGACCCAATGCCTATCTGGCAAACTTTACCAAATTTGTGATCGAAAGAAAAGATCATCCTTACTTCAGGGATATGGTTTTTGAAGAAATGAAAAATTTCTTCGAATACCAGGTACTCCCTTATGAAGAAGCAAAAGACGCTGAAATTAATTTTATCGGCTCTATTGCTTATTATTATGAAAATGTACTGCGCTCAGTAGCTGCAGAATTTAATTTAAGTGTGGGACATGTAGTTCAGAAACCAATTGAAAGCTTAGTAGATTACCACATTAAATATATACTTTAACAAAAAACAAAATTTTATGTCAAGTAACAACAATCGTGACGAAAAGAACTTTAGCCAGGCCGCGCTGGATTATCATAAAGCAGAACCCAAAGGAAAAATTGAAGTGATTCCATCCAAGCCGCACTCTTCTCAAAGAGATCTGTCGCTGGCTTATTCCCCGGGAGTAGCTGTTCCCTGTATGGAAATTCATGATAAGCCTGAAACTGTGTATGACTATACAGGAAAAGGAAACCTGGTAGCAGTAATTTCTAACGGTACTGCCGTACTTGGACTGGGAGATATCGGGGCTGAAGCTTCAAAACCGGTAATGGAAGGAAAAGGACTTTTGTTCAAGATCTTTGCAGATATCAATGTTTTTGATATTGAGATTGATGAAAAAGATCCGGATAAGTTTATTGAAATTGTAAAAGGTATTGCCCCTACTTTCGGAGGAATCAACCTGGAAGATATTAAAGCTCCTGAAGCTTTTTATATAGAACAAAGACTGAAAGAGGAACTGAATATTCCTTTGATGCATGACGACCAGCACGGAACAGCCATTATCTCGGCAGCAGCACTGATCAATTCCCTGCAGATTGCCAATAAAGATATTGATAAAGTGAAAATGGTGGTTAACGGAGCAGGAGCAGCAGCTATTGCCTGTACCAAGCTTTATATTTCACTGGGACTGAAAAAAGAAAACGTCCTGATGTGTGACAGTAAAGGAGTTATCAACCATAAAAGAGAAAACCTTACTCCTGAAAAATTAGATTTCATCGTTGAAACAGATATCGAGACATTAGAAGATGCTGTAAAAGGATCTGATGTTTTTGTAGGATTATCGAAAGGAAATGTAATGACTCCGGAAATGCTTTTAAGCATGAACGAAAATCCAATTGTATTCGCTTTAGCCAATCCTGATCCGGAAATTGCTTATGACCTTGCTCTTGAGACCCGTAAAGACGTAATCATGGCAACAGGTAGAAGTGATTATCCTAACCAGGTAAACAACGTATTGGGATTCCCTTATATTTTCCGTGGAGCATTAGACGTACAGGCTACAGGAATTAATGAAGAGATGAAGCTGGCCGCAGTACATGCCATTGCTGATTTAGCAAAGGAGCCGGTACCTGAAGCTGTAATTTTAGCTTACAATGTTCAGAATCTTCAGTTCGGAAGAGAATACTTCATTCCGAAACCATTTGATAACAGACTGATCACAAAAGTATCAAGCGCTGTGGCAAAAGCAGCCATTGAAAGTGGTGTGGCAAGAAAGACCATTACGGATTTTGAAGAGTATGAGCACCAGCTTTTAGACAGAATGGGAAGAGATGAAAGGTTGGTTAGAATGATGCAGAGCCGTGCGAAATCCAACCCGAAAAGAATCACCCTCGGAAATGCGGAAGAATATAACGTATTGAAAGCTGCCCAGATTCTTTACGAAGAAGGAATTGCATATCCAAGCCTTTTGGGAGACAAAAAATACATCAAGGAGCAGATGGAGCGTTACGGAATTACCCTGGATGTTCCCATCATCGATCCAAGTGATGACGATCAGAAAGAAAACAGAAAAAAATACAGAGAAACCCTTTGGAAACTTCGCCAGAGAAAAGGAATGAACGAGTACAAAGCGAAAAGGTACGTACGTCAGAGAGACTATTTCGGGCCTCTTATGCTGAGACATGGTGATACTGACGGACTTATCGTTGGATTCTCCAAAAACTATACTTCAGTGCTGCGTCCTGTTCTTGAAGTAATTGAAAAAGACAAAGGAGTAGATAAAGTAGCCGCAATGATGATGATTCTTTCTGAAAAGAAACCTATTTTCTTTGCCGATACTTCCATCAATCAGAACCCTACCGCAGAGGATCTTGTGAATATTGCTAAAATGGCTGAATTTACTGTGAAATCTTTCGCAATCGAGCCAAGAATTGCAATGCTTGGATTTGAAAACTTTGCTGCCATCTCTGAAACTTCCAAAAAAGTAGCAAAAGCAGTAAACATCCTTCACGAAAAATTCCCTAAAATGGTTGTGGATGGGGAAATTCAGCCGGATTTTGCAATGAATGCAGATCACCTGAGCGATTATCCATTCTCAAAATTAGGAACTACCCCTGCCAATACCTTTATCTTCCCGAATCTGGAAAGTGCCAACCTTTCTTACAAAATTCTGAGAGGAATGAAAGTAGCACAGGTTATCGGACCTATCTTAATGGGATTAAAACAGCCGGTACACGTGCTTCAGATGCGTTCCAGCGTAGACGAAATTGTAAACCTTGCTACCATTGCCGTTCTTGATGCTCAAAGAAGAGAAAAGAAATCTAACTAAAATCAAATTTCTCATTTAAGAAAATCACACTTTAAAACGTGCTGAAATAATAAAAAGACTCCTTATTTAGGAGTCTTTTGTTTTTATGTTAATTCATTGAATTCTTATCTGAAAATTAAGTTAAAAATCATTCGCGCGTGAAATGAAAACATTAATTAGTTTAAATTGCTATATTTGGGAGTTTTAAAAATTAATAATGATATTTTCTTTACAAGGCAACGTTCAAGAACTTACGCCTACCTACGCGGTCATTAATGTACAAGGAGTTGGTTACTACGTGGGAATCAGTTTGATGACCTCACAGACACTGGCTTTGAATCAGCAGACCTTTTTATTTATCCAGCAGATCATTCGTGAAGATGCCCATCTTCTTTTTGGATTTAACACACGTTCAGAAAAAGAAATGTTTAATCTGTTAATAAGTGTTAATGGGGTAGGAGCGGTTTCAGCACTTATTTTATTGTCTACATTAAGCCTCGATGAGATCGCTTCTGCCATCCTTTCCGGAAACAGTGCTTTGATCCAAAAAGCCAAAGGAATCGGGGCAAAAACTGCCGAAAGAATTATCGTAGATCTGAAAGATAAAGTACAGAAATACAGCGATCCGAATGCGAATATTTCTGTGGTGACAGATAATAAAATCAAGGAAGAATCGTTATCTGCATTAGAAGTTTTAGGAATTCCTAAACGGGCCAGTGAGAAGATTGCGGATAGAATAATAAAACAAAATCCAAACATCTCGGTAGAAGAATTGGTTAAACAAATCTTAAAAAACATTTAACATTTGGTGGCGAATATTAAGCATCTTAACATATTTTTGTTCCTGTCGTTCCTTTTTATGTCTGTAAGTACTTTTGCACAGGCACAGCGAGATACGGCGATCATAAGAAAACAATATGAAGTGGCTGACCCTACAAGGTATGAAGCCTATTACGACATAAAAACCGGGATGTACTACGTGTATCCCAAAATCGGGAATACCATCACAGGCCCTCCTACAGCAATGTCTCCGGAAGAGTATAAGCAATATATGCTCGCTACCCAGACTAAAGCTTACTACAAAGAGAAATCTGATAAATACAACCTTCTTTTCAGAAGAGACAAATCAGATGCAAGAAGAAAAGGCCTTATCCCTTCTGTGATGATCAATAACAAGCTTTTCGAAACCATTTTCGGAGGTAATAAAATTGAAATCATTCCTTCCGGATATGCTTCTCTGGATTTCGCCGGACTTTACCAGAAAATAGATAACCCAATGATTCTGCCACAGAACAGGACCAGTTTTACCTTTGACATTGATCAGAGAATCCAGCTTGGATTATTGGGTAAAGTGGGGGAAAACCTTCAGTTAAAGGCTAATTATGATACCCAGAGTGGTTTTGCCTTTGAGAACAGGATGAACCTTGTCTGGCAGGCAAAAGGAAGCTGGAAAGACCTTCAGAGCAAAGGCCTTGGAAACGTGGATAAGCCCAATGAAGGAGGAGAAGATAAAATCATCAAAAGAGTTGAATTCGGTAACGTAAATATGCCGCTTTCAACCAGCCTGATCCGGGGTTCGCAGTCACTTTTCGGAGTGAAAACAGAATTCCAGTTAGGAAAAACATTCGGAACAGTAGTTCTCTCACAGCAGCAGGGAGAGGCCCGTAATATTGTAGTGCAGGGTGGTGGTGTTATGAACAACTTTAAAGTCAACGCCATTGACTATGAAGAAAACCAGCACTTCTTTTTAGGACATTATTTCCTGAATAAGTATGATGATGCCTTAATTAACTATCCGCAGATCAACTCCACCATTAATATTACCAGATTGGAAGTTTGGGTATTGGATCAGGGAAATAGTAATCTGGCTTATCAGAAAAGTATCATCGGGATCAGAGACCTTGGGGAAGCAGCAGGTGGTTTTACACTGCCGGATAACTCCCTGAACGGGTTGTATGATGCCGTTTCATCAGTCGCAGGAAGCAGAGAAGCCGGGAAAAACTATGGTACTATTTTCCAGGGACAAGTACTTCCGGGAGACCCTACTCCTTATGATAATGGAGAGCAATTCATTTACAATACCAAAGCCAGAAAGCTTAACGCCAATGAATTTATCTTTCAGCCGCAGCTGGGGTATATTTCATTAAATCAAAAACTGAATGATCAGCAGCTTTTAGCGGTTTCATATTCTTATACCGTTAATGGAAGCAATAAAGTATACAAAGTAGGGGAGTTTTCAGAAGAAAGTCCTGTACTTATTACTAAAGTATTGAGGGTAAATAATAAAGTGAACACTCAGTCTCCGATGTGGGATCTGATGATGAAGAATATCTATTCAATAGATGCAGGTCAGGTAGCACAGGACGGATTTATCCTGAATGTATACTATAGAGACCCGAAAACCGGAGGTAAAGTAAATTATCTTCCGGATACCCCTGTAAAAGATCAGAACTTACTAAAGTTATTTAACTGGGATCGTCTTAATATGAATAATGATATCCAGAATAACAAAGACGGATCCAAAGGAGATGGTATTTTCGATTTTGTTCCCGGGACTACCATCAGACCAGAAACAGGAAGGGTAATCTTTACCAAAGTGCAGCCTTTCGGTAAATATCTGGAGTCTAAATTAGGAACCAGTGATCCTCAGTATGTATTTCAGGATCTTTATACCAAACAAAAACAGTCTGTTCTTTCCAATAATCTTTCGCAAAGATATACATTGGAAGGCCGTTACAAAGGTGTTCAGGGACAGGGGATTTCATTAGGTGCAGTAAATGTGCCTCAGGGATCCGTAAAAGTTGCCGCAAACGGAGTTCAGCTTACGGAAGGGGTAGACTATACGGTAGATTATATGCTTGGAACGGTTACCATCATCAATGAAAACGTAAAACAATCCGGACAGGCAATCAATATCTCATTAGAAAACCAGTTGACATTTAATACCCAAAGAAAAAGATTCTTAGGATTAAATCTGGAAAGAAGGTTCAGTGAAAACTTTATCCTGGGAGGAACAGTAATTAACTACTCAGAGTCTCCGCTTACCCAGAAGGTAAACTTTGGACAGGAAGCGGTGAACAATACCATGGCAGGGATCAACTTGATGTATAACAATCAGGCTCCTTACCTGACAAGATTGGCCAATAAAATTCCAATGGTAAAAACAGAAGCCCCATCCAACTTAAACTTTAAGATGGAAGCCGCCTATTTGTTACCTGGATTGAATAAAGGAACAAACAATCAGTCTTATATTGACGATTTTGAACAAACGACATCCAAGATATCATTAAAAGAACCGGCAGCATGGAGCTTAGCTTCAAAACCGGAAAAAAATACATTACCGCCATTTAATACTGTACCTGGCAATGACGACTTAACAAGCGGATATGGAAGAGGATTATTAACATGGTATAACATTGACCCTAGATTTTGGGGGGTAGGTGGAAAAGCTCCGGCAGGAATTACCCCACAGTCCGTATCTAATCACGCTTCAAGAAGAGTACAGTATTCCGAGATTTACAATAACAGAGATTTCGTAGCGGGTGAACAAACTTTTACGAATACGTTTGATATCTCTTATTTCCCTAAAGAAAAGGGACCCTATAACGTCAACCCATCAACAGAGCAGGCGCAAAGCAGATGGGGAGGAATTATGAGATCCATCAGTGTGCCGAACTTTGTTACCTCCAATATTGAATACGTTGAATTCTGGATGATGGACCCTTATGCAGATGGTAAAACATTGGGTACCGATCCCAGACTTTTACTGCATTTAGGAAACGTTTCAGAAGATGTTCTGAAAGACGGAAAGATGCAGTACGAAAACGGACTTCCAACTCCAGGAACACCATCTTCTACTACCAATTCAAACTGGGGAGTCCAGCCAAAGCAGCCACCAATCTTATATGCCTTCTCTACAGAAGGTGATGAGAGAAGAGTGCAGGATGCCGGATATGACGGCCTTACTTCTGATCAGGAAGCCATGAGATTCGGAAATACATTTGTAAACCCGGTTACCAATATTGCTGACCCTGCAGTGGATGACTTTGTTTTCTATCTTTCTGATAAGTTTACTGGAACACAGGCAGCTTCAGTGGTGGAACGTTAC of the Chryseobacterium aureum genome contains:
- a CDS encoding ATPase; this encodes MVAIVDSGSTKSDWVILDDFKKVFLKTETIGFNPNFINRELIAPEIQKNSNLMSVKNSITKVFFYGSGCGVKKNCETIEEELKKVFVKAEFIVKEDLMAAAYAAYSGKPAIVCILGTGSNSCYFDGENLKIELPSLGFLIGDEGSGSAIGKQLVRRYFMKKLPSDLKTEFEADYQLTIEDALQNMYHTPRPNAYLANFTKFVIERKDHPYFRDMVFEEMKNFFEYQVLPYEEAKDAEINFIGSIAYYYENVLRSVAAEFNLSVGHVVQKPIESLVDYHIKYIL
- a CDS encoding NADP-dependent malic enzyme; this translates as MSSNNNRDEKNFSQAALDYHKAEPKGKIEVIPSKPHSSQRDLSLAYSPGVAVPCMEIHDKPETVYDYTGKGNLVAVISNGTAVLGLGDIGAEASKPVMEGKGLLFKIFADINVFDIEIDEKDPDKFIEIVKGIAPTFGGINLEDIKAPEAFYIEQRLKEELNIPLMHDDQHGTAIISAAALINSLQIANKDIDKVKMVVNGAGAAAIACTKLYISLGLKKENVLMCDSKGVINHKRENLTPEKLDFIVETDIETLEDAVKGSDVFVGLSKGNVMTPEMLLSMNENPIVFALANPDPEIAYDLALETRKDVIMATGRSDYPNQVNNVLGFPYIFRGALDVQATGINEEMKLAAVHAIADLAKEPVPEAVILAYNVQNLQFGREYFIPKPFDNRLITKVSSAVAKAAIESGVARKTITDFEEYEHQLLDRMGRDERLVRMMQSRAKSNPKRITLGNAEEYNVLKAAQILYEEGIAYPSLLGDKKYIKEQMERYGITLDVPIIDPSDDDQKENRKKYRETLWKLRQRKGMNEYKAKRYVRQRDYFGPLMLRHGDTDGLIVGFSKNYTSVLRPVLEVIEKDKGVDKVAAMMMILSEKKPIFFADTSINQNPTAEDLVNIAKMAEFTVKSFAIEPRIAMLGFENFAAISETSKKVAKAVNILHEKFPKMVVDGEIQPDFAMNADHLSDYPFSKLGTTPANTFIFPNLESANLSYKILRGMKVAQVIGPILMGLKQPVHVLQMRSSVDEIVNLATIAVLDAQRREKKSN
- the ruvA gene encoding Holliday junction branch migration protein RuvA; amino-acid sequence: MIFSLQGNVQELTPTYAVINVQGVGYYVGISLMTSQTLALNQQTFLFIQQIIREDAHLLFGFNTRSEKEMFNLLISVNGVGAVSALILLSTLSLDEIASAILSGNSALIQKAKGIGAKTAERIIVDLKDKVQKYSDPNANISVVTDNKIKEESLSALEVLGIPKRASEKIADRIIKQNPNISVEELVKQILKNI